The Ensifer canadensis genome has a segment encoding these proteins:
- a CDS encoding pyrroline-5-carboxylate reductase family protein → METGGPLRVGVLGGAGWLGGAIAKAIVGAGVVEPENLSLSYRRERPYRFNRSSWTSDNQALADRSDVIVLSVRPADWPTLNVDAEGKLLISVMAGIRLSALCAHHRTDRVVRALPNAAAEVRKSYTPWIATAGLRKDDRAIVRAIFDACGSQDEVCEEAEIDYLTGLTGSGPAFPALLAEAMMTDAISHGLSPEIAKRAVNTLMVGAGRLLEQRDDCPSETVQTFLDYRGTTAAAIEEMRAAGFDDAVSRGLTAALRKSVGMGEAS, encoded by the coding sequence ATGGAAACGGGCGGACCTTTGAGGGTTGGCGTACTTGGTGGTGCCGGATGGCTGGGCGGCGCAATAGCCAAAGCCATTGTCGGCGCAGGCGTCGTTGAACCTGAAAACCTGTCCCTCTCCTATCGCCGCGAGCGTCCCTACCGTTTCAACCGCTCCTCCTGGACATCAGACAACCAGGCACTCGCCGACCGCTCTGACGTTATCGTTCTCTCCGTCCGCCCGGCGGACTGGCCCACCCTGAACGTCGATGCCGAAGGCAAGCTTCTCATCTCCGTCATGGCGGGTATTCGCCTGAGCGCTCTTTGTGCGCACCACCGGACGGACCGTGTGGTTCGTGCCCTGCCGAATGCGGCGGCCGAAGTTCGAAAGTCCTACACGCCTTGGATCGCCACGGCCGGCTTGCGAAAAGATGATCGGGCGATCGTGCGGGCTATATTCGATGCCTGCGGCTCTCAAGATGAAGTGTGCGAAGAGGCGGAAATCGACTATCTGACCGGCCTCACCGGATCGGGGCCCGCCTTTCCGGCGCTGCTCGCCGAAGCGATGATGACAGACGCCATCTCGCATGGACTGTCGCCCGAGATCGCCAAGCGGGCCGTCAACACCCTCATGGTGGGTGCGGGCCGGCTGCTGGAACAGCGGGACGACTGTCCCAGTGAAACAGTCCAGACCTTCCTTGACTATCGCGGCACCACAGCTGCCGCGATCGAGGAGATGCGCGCGGCCGGGTTCGATGATGCCGTTTC